The following proteins are encoded in a genomic region of Syntrophotaleaceae bacterium:
- a CDS encoding rubrerythrin family protein: protein MPDLKNSQTEKDLKEAFAGESQANRKYLAFALQAEKEGYPQAAKLFRAAAEAETVHAHAHLRALGGIGKTIDNLKEAVGGETHEFKEMYPPMIEEAAAKGFAAAERTFRFANAVEEVHAGLYQKMLDNLENAEPVDYFVCSVCGHTLEAEPQGPCEVCGAAPKAFKKIV from the coding sequence ATGCCTGATCTGAAGAACAGCCAGACGGAAAAAGATCTCAAGGAAGCCTTTGCCGGGGAATCCCAGGCCAACCGCAAATACCTTGCTTTCGCCCTGCAGGCGGAAAAGGAGGGATACCCGCAGGCCGCCAAGCTGTTCCGGGCTGCCGCCGAAGCGGAGACGGTTCATGCCCATGCCCATCTACGAGCCCTGGGCGGGATCGGCAAGACCATCGACAACCTCAAGGAAGCAGTGGGCGGGGAAACCCATGAATTCAAGGAAATGTATCCTCCCATGATCGAGGAGGCTGCGGCCAAGGGTTTTGCAGCGGCCGAGCGCACCTTCCGCTTTGCCAATGCCGTCGAGGAAGTGCATGCCGGCCTCTATCAGAAGATGCTCGACAACCTGGAAAATGCCGAGCCGGTCGATTACTTTGTCTGCAGCGTCTGCGGGCATACCCTGGAGGCCGAACCTCAGGGACCCTGCGAGGTTTGCGGCGCCGCTCCCAAGGCTTTCAAAAAAATCGTTTGA
- the cls gene encoding cardiolipin synthase, which yields MLPLLKIVFTVLVTAAAFFSAGHALLHKRDPRSALGWVAVCFALPIVGPLFYWLLGVNRIRTRARDWQAQLRDSRTVAPAGYCSWSSRRQESITLRDENYASLLALADKVTRRPLQAGNRVALLHNGEDVYPAMLEAIRGARESVYLSTYIYDTDSSGRALAYVLIAAAERGLDVRVLIDGLGELYSLPLARSLFRHSPVHFARFLPPSLSGRGLHFNLRNHRKLLIVDSQKGFTGGMNIGDRHLAGLSGRRQALDIHFQVEGPVVGQMLEAFMEDWQFVTGDVFPSIPYRPPLPGGEALCRGISAGPNEDFEKLRWIYLGAINCALRRIRIMTPYFIPDRTLMAALNAAALRGAEVILLLPAKSNLPYVSWASRAYYRELIEYGVRLYLQPPPFVHSKLALIDEQYVLIGSANLDPRSLRLNFEFNLEVYDRGLNQTLADYFDKACERSSLVSLDELNRQGLAGQVRDGVAKLFSPYL from the coding sequence ATGCTGCCCTTGCTGAAAATCGTTTTTACGGTTCTGGTCACTGCAGCAGCCTTTTTCTCCGCCGGCCATGCCCTGTTGCACAAACGGGACCCGCGATCGGCTCTGGGCTGGGTTGCCGTATGTTTCGCCCTGCCGATCGTCGGGCCTTTGTTTTACTGGCTGCTGGGCGTCAACCGGATCCGCACCCGGGCCCGGGACTGGCAGGCCCAACTCCGGGATAGCCGCACCGTCGCCCCGGCCGGCTACTGTTCCTGGTCCTCCCGCCGGCAGGAATCCATCACCCTTCGTGACGAAAATTACGCCTCGCTGCTGGCCCTGGCCGACAAGGTTACCCGCAGGCCCCTGCAGGCCGGGAACCGGGTTGCGCTCCTGCATAATGGCGAAGACGTCTATCCGGCCATGCTGGAGGCCATTCGCGGGGCCCGGGAATCGGTCTACCTTTCAACCTATATCTACGATACCGACAGCAGCGGACGGGCCCTGGCCTACGTCCTGATCGCGGCGGCCGAACGCGGGCTCGATGTGCGGGTGTTGATCGACGGCCTGGGAGAGCTCTATTCCCTGCCCCTGGCCCGAAGTCTGTTTCGCCACAGCCCGGTGCATTTCGCACGCTTTCTTCCTCCCTCTCTGTCCGGCCGGGGCCTTCACTTCAATCTGAGGAACCATCGCAAACTGCTGATCGTGGACAGTCAGAAAGGATTCACCGGCGGCATGAATATCGGCGACCGGCATCTGGCCGGCCTGAGTGGCCGCCGTCAGGCCCTCGATATCCATTTTCAGGTGGAAGGTCCGGTTGTCGGGCAGATGCTGGAAGCCTTCATGGAAGACTGGCAGTTCGTGACGGGAGACGTTTTCCCCTCCATCCCCTATCGCCCGCCTCTTCCGGGAGGAGAGGCGCTCTGCCGGGGCATCAGCGCGGGACCCAATGAGGACTTCGAAAAGCTGCGCTGGATCTATCTTGGCGCCATCAACTGCGCCCTTCGGCGAATCCGCATCATGACCCCCTATTTCATTCCCGATCGAACCTTGATGGCAGCTCTCAATGCCGCGGCTCTGCGCGGTGCGGAAGTCATCCTGCTGCTGCCCGCCAAAAGCAATTTGCCCTATGTCAGTTGGGCTTCGCGAGCCTATTACCGGGAACTGATCGAATACGGTGTTCGCCTGTACCTGCAGCCGCCCCCCTTTGTCCACAGCAAGCTGGCGCTGATCGATGAACAATATGTGCTGATCGGAAGCGCAAATCTCGACCCCCGCAGCCTGCGGCTCAATTTCGAGTTCAACCTGGAGGTTTACGACCGGGGCCTCAACCAGACACTGGCCGATTACTTCGACAAAGCCTGCGAGCGGTCAAGCCTGGTTTCCCTTGATGAGCTGAACCGGCAAGGTCTGGCGGGTCAGGTCAGGGACGGGGTGGCCAAGCTCTTCTCCCCCTATTTGTAA
- the cmoA gene encoding carboxy-S-adenosyl-L-methionine synthase CmoA — protein MDKDDIFTRMKDPVPPFEFNEGVVRVFDDMIHRSVPGYEEILRRQAQLTALFYQVDSLIYDLGCSNGNFGFRLCQEMGNRDFSMIAVDNSPAMLQVYRERLAAMPCGKAIRLVEGDLGLLELSPASVVVINLTLQFLPVEGREDLLNRVFHALLPGGILLLTEKVVHENADLNALQQDFYYRFKKERGYSELEISRKREALERVLIPESLEGHLQRLQKIGFRQIDVWFKWFNFAALICRKEPA, from the coding sequence ATGGATAAAGACGATATTTTCACCCGAATGAAGGATCCCGTTCCGCCTTTCGAATTCAACGAGGGAGTGGTGCGGGTTTTTGACGATATGATTCACCGCTCGGTCCCCGGCTACGAGGAAATTCTTCGGCGGCAGGCCCAGCTGACAGCCCTGTTCTATCAGGTTGACAGCCTGATTTACGACCTCGGCTGTTCCAACGGTAATTTCGGCTTTCGCCTCTGTCAGGAAATGGGGAACAGGGATTTTTCCATGATTGCGGTGGACAACTCCCCGGCCATGCTGCAAGTCTACCGGGAACGCCTGGCGGCAATGCCATGCGGGAAGGCCATTCGCCTGGTCGAAGGCGATCTGGGTCTTCTGGAGCTGTCGCCGGCTTCGGTGGTGGTGATCAATCTGACCCTCCAGTTTCTGCCCGTGGAGGGGCGGGAAGACCTGTTAAACAGGGTTTTTCATGCTCTGCTGCCCGGCGGGATTCTGCTGCTGACGGAAAAGGTGGTCCATGAAAATGCCGATCTGAACGCCCTGCAGCAGGATTTCTATTATCGCTTCAAAAAGGAAAGGGGTTATTCCGAACTGGAGATCAGCCGGAAACGGGAGGCCCTGGAAAGGGTGCTGATCCCGGAAAGCCTCGAAGGGCACCTGCAGCGGCTGCAGAAGATCGGGTTCCGGCAGATCGATGTCTGGTTCAAGTGGTTCAATTTCGCCGCCCTGATCTGCCGCAAGGAGCCGGCTTGA
- the cmoB gene encoding tRNA 5-methoxyuridine(34)/uridine 5-oxyacetic acid(34) synthase CmoB has product MHRFMERCRELGLSAWEGDFRTLLEEKARFLQEVDGNAKRRLRLLEELGDIVPSRIELGEDRICIGRAEDLSTRAREELRNLLLAFQPWRKGPFDIFGIELDSEWRSDLKWNRFKDHIAPLAGRRILDVGSSCGYYLFRMAAHGPRLALGIEPYAPFFCQYLLLQRMIRHPDVHCLPLKLEEMPAIEDCFDTLFHMGVLYHQRSPLDALKQLAGLLRPGGELVLETLVIEGEEESALSPSGRYAKMNNVFFLPTVSCLAGWLARAGFVNIRCVDRTWTTEQEQRKTDWIQTETLSDFLDPADPRRTVEGYPAPLRAVLLAERR; this is encoded by the coding sequence ATGCATCGCTTCATGGAGAGATGCAGAGAGTTGGGGCTATCTGCCTGGGAAGGGGATTTCCGTACCCTTCTCGAGGAAAAGGCCCGCTTTCTTCAAGAAGTGGACGGCAATGCCAAACGTCGGCTCCGGCTGTTGGAGGAATTGGGCGATATCGTACCGTCCCGGATCGAACTGGGAGAGGACCGGATCTGCATCGGCCGGGCGGAGGACCTTTCGACCCGAGCGAGAGAAGAGCTGAGAAACCTTCTGCTGGCCTTTCAGCCCTGGCGAAAGGGTCCTTTCGACATCTTCGGCATTGAGCTGGACAGTGAGTGGCGTTCCGATCTCAAATGGAACCGGTTCAAGGACCATATCGCTCCCCTTGCCGGCCGCCGGATCCTCGATGTCGGCAGCAGTTGCGGCTATTATCTGTTTCGCATGGCCGCCCATGGTCCGCGACTGGCTCTCGGCATCGAACCCTATGCCCCTTTTTTCTGCCAGTATCTTCTCCTGCAGCGCATGATCCGCCATCCGGACGTTCACTGCCTGCCATTGAAGCTGGAAGAGATGCCGGCGATCGAGGACTGTTTCGACACACTGTTCCATATGGGAGTCCTGTACCACCAGCGGTCGCCGCTCGATGCCCTGAAGCAGTTGGCCGGGCTGCTGCGGCCCGGAGGCGAACTCGTGCTGGAAACTTTGGTCATCGAGGGGGAGGAGGAATCCGCTCTTTCGCCCTCAGGCCGCTACGCCAAAATGAACAACGTCTTTTTTCTGCCGACGGTCTCCTGCCTGGCCGGTTGGTTGGCCAGGGCCGGTTTCGTCAATATCCGCTGTGTCGACCGAACCTGGACCACGGAACAGGAGCAGCGGAAGACAGACTGGATTCAGACCGAAACTCTGAGCGATTTTCTCGACCCGGCCGATCCCCGGCGGACGGTCGAGGGCTATCCCGCTCCCTTG